A stretch of Pseudomonas taetrolens DNA encodes these proteins:
- a CDS encoding SDR family oxidoreductase produces MSKTQLFDLEGKIALVSGASRGIGEAIAKLLAQQGAHVIVSSRKLEGCQAVADAIIAEGGKATAIACHIGEMEHITQAFSRIRQDFGRLDILVNNAATNPQFCNVLDTDPGAFQKTVDVNIRGYFFMSVEAGKLMREHQGGSIINVASINGVSPGEFQGVYSMTKAAVINMTKVFAKECAPFGIRCNALLPGLTDTRFASALVKNDAILNAALQHIPLKRVAAPEEMAGAVLYLASDASSYTTGVSLNVDGGYLS; encoded by the coding sequence ATGTCCAAGACCCAACTGTTCGATCTGGAAGGCAAAATTGCCTTGGTTTCCGGTGCCAGTCGCGGTATCGGCGAAGCCATCGCCAAACTGCTGGCCCAGCAAGGTGCCCATGTCATTGTCTCCAGCCGCAAGCTCGAAGGCTGCCAGGCCGTGGCCGACGCCATCATCGCCGAAGGTGGAAAAGCCACGGCCATTGCTTGCCATATCGGCGAAATGGAACACATCACCCAGGCCTTTTCGCGGATTCGCCAGGACTTCGGCCGCCTCGATATTCTGGTCAATAACGCCGCCACCAACCCGCAGTTCTGTAACGTACTGGACACTGATCCCGGCGCATTCCAGAAGACCGTGGATGTGAACATTCGCGGCTATTTCTTTATGTCCGTCGAAGCCGGCAAGCTGATGCGTGAACATCAGGGCGGCAGCATCATCAACGTGGCCTCGATCAACGGCGTTTCACCCGGGGAGTTTCAGGGCGTGTACTCGATGACCAAGGCTGCGGTCATCAACATGACCAAAGTGTTTGCCAAGGAATGCGCGCCCTTCGGTATCCGCTGCAACGCTTTGCTTCCGGGCCTGACCGACACCCGATTCGCCTCGGCGCTGGTCAAGAATGACGCCATCCTCAATGCCGCGCTGCAACACATCCCGCTGAAACGCGTCGCCGCCCCCGAAGAAATGGCCGGTGCGGTGTTGTACCTGGCCAGCGATGCGTCAAGCTATACCACTGGCGTTTCGTTGAATGTGGACGGCGGATACCTCTCCTGA
- a CDS encoding DUF934 domain-containing protein has protein sequence MQRIIKNNEVIDETWHLLPKDASFDEISNCDDLIVPLVLWREHGHALKARDGGLGVWLDSDEEAEEIGDDVASFQVIALNFPAFTDGRSYSNARLLRDRYGYKGELRAIGDVLRDQLFYLHRCGFDAFAIRPDKDPYEALQGLKDFSVTYQSSSDEPMPLFRRR, from the coding sequence ATGCAGCGAATAATTAAGAACAACGAAGTCATCGACGAAACCTGGCACTTGCTGCCAAAAGACGCGAGCTTTGACGAAATCTCCAACTGCGACGACCTGATCGTGCCGCTGGTACTGTGGCGTGAACACGGGCATGCACTCAAAGCCCGTGATGGTGGCCTTGGCGTATGGCTGGACAGCGATGAAGAAGCCGAAGAAATTGGCGACGACGTGGCCAGTTTCCAGGTGATCGCCTTGAATTTCCCGGCCTTCACCGACGGCCGCAGCTACTCCAATGCCCGCCTGCTGCGTGACCGCTACGGTTACAAAGGCGAACTGCGGGCCATTGGCGACGTCCTGCGCGATCAACTGTTCTACCTGCACCGCTGTGGCTTCGATGCATTTGCCATTCGTCCCGACAAGGACCCGTATGAGGCCTTGCAGGGTCTGAAAGACTTTTCAGTGACCTATCAATCGTCATCTGACGAGCCTATGCCACTGTTCCGTCGGCGATAA
- a CDS encoding NEL-type E3 ubiquitin ligase domain-containing protein produces MTLFTDLPTPVNGQVSTEHPPLLPTTAAEYLHDDLIATQLPAWFKEAPLGVRDALRETLDQWHRTQTVVADVFARMQPIRQFAEQRLQAALAAYGWGHVDPHAYGLKQIRLLQNALIFITNQQLKIVDTLVRQTLPDIVVPESFEIDLISSISQHSLLHAALQNFEGAETQPGGFETGTAIFSLQNNRLIEHPELPPETFAAISRNLNLGEQYQAHLSNLFNPPDDVYEPEDPRSRAYQINASFIANKQHEFIAELHMAYMKGQLSYANYHAILQGVWPGKAGQDVTAGHSTLEVMGFEVPGIMVLWPERTTSRTHSPCVVYLPQSPYKVFNEFQRFDLFKEQLRDWLKTPEFSRYFVQRVPLRHRAQFMQRSDIRHVAWDSLLLLSPQVITESVIMVETRHVDQSGNPFEVAWQLQRAQIMDDARLLAVPTADEDSKSRLKRQVEYLNAGLSVLTLVLGFVPVLGEILLAFSLIQVGLNVFKGIQAWQRNDRLKALDYLFDVAQNLALVAVPAAAKGLRSSPEPVVDKLVRVTLSNGEKRLWKPDLTPYQEDPARLWGLEPDAQGIYSRDDKAYIRLDSAVYRIKADRSTGQGVILHPDDPSAYTPKVRGNSGGQWAHELEDPLRWPRLQLFRRLGPAAEALSDVNAEHVLQITGTSDDILRKVHMDLLPMPALLADCLTRVSLVDQVESFVAHMKAGMDGRAEFAPLQLEVLTRLPSWPADRVLRVVDKRGGIVREYGYLQIASGPRLQIAEAQIRKGDLLKVTLESLSQAQIEHLLGEPVTGLVPQRQALARLIGEAAEAEQAQLVSRLYTLSEKARPELMGIQHALPSLPVRVLEELSSHLTPREAQTLAENGRLPLRILEEGRVYRQMLRLNRALEGLFYPVLSNADSHSLVWHTLPLLRGWSAQSNLELYSTVTGKKLGGVIGDPSGYSAKLYKTENAYEAVDGRSGEAVTDPDLLPVLYKALNLTQRYALDLPLDEGVSVLRSRLCRLAAQQRAASAQGLGMQKIKPWFKSPMRLAEGRLGYPMGGRVGRLPSENDPRLLKDLVHELYPLLSEAETERLLLSFRQPSAQATRELVRRKAELDKLRRVLDDWEASPSWTQSLSGARVKVSTAHKQQMKQAIISAWRRQTPTLTVDNHIGHELNLNGWPVDSLPTLNADFSHVSALHLAHATGGISSTFLENFPGLRVLSLIDNGLTEVPAALSAMPDLIDLNLQGNQIVLSGTTSGILSGLTRLRSLNLTGNPLGRTFSVRQMGNLQHLMLRYTGLSAWPEGVERLTQMRLMDLRNNAITQVPAQVLTPERYAINRVTSLHDNPLDPDSLRRLELYRREHGINFGISAQRQHVAEEGGIYHWAVSPSREQTRQWQALSEHGESGDFFRVLEDLSASSQFTHTRQDLTQRVWKLIGAAHDNQEVRERLFAMAGHQRTCADGIAMVFADMELNYSIFQAESSLNTEQQLLNLARGLFRIEKLNAYVSRVLDDRIIRIMSKQQDYVQRLQVLADEHPGVATRPVSEMAPVDQQGVAYRLGSPEATRLASYLSPLWVQQEVARLDPLEVQMFYQVNLARVLELPARPKSMQFGNVAEVTPQELSVARQYVLQQETQPALQAFIEKQVFWGEYLRKKYPEAFNGMSTNHQNRMDTVYSERGEGTDEEYMEKISTVVESRERAMDLVVSELTRQELEQHPFALAEPRPSTSRDT; encoded by the coding sequence ATGACACTTTTCACGGACTTACCGACTCCTGTTAATGGGCAGGTGTCGACCGAACACCCACCGTTGTTGCCTACGACAGCGGCCGAGTACCTTCACGATGATCTGATTGCCACACAGTTGCCCGCCTGGTTCAAAGAGGCGCCTCTCGGTGTGCGCGACGCGTTGCGCGAAACCCTTGATCAGTGGCACCGCACACAAACCGTAGTCGCTGATGTTTTTGCCCGTATGCAGCCGATCAGGCAATTTGCCGAACAGCGCTTGCAGGCTGCCCTGGCCGCATACGGCTGGGGTCATGTTGACCCCCACGCTTATGGTTTGAAACAGATTCGTCTGTTACAGAATGCATTGATATTCATCACCAATCAGCAACTCAAGATTGTCGATACCTTGGTGCGTCAAACGTTGCCCGATATTGTGGTTCCGGAATCTTTTGAAATAGATCTGATTTCCAGTATCAGTCAACACAGCCTGTTGCATGCCGCACTGCAGAACTTTGAGGGCGCCGAAACACAACCAGGAGGCTTCGAGACGGGCACGGCCATTTTCAGTCTGCAGAACAACCGGCTGATCGAGCACCCGGAGTTACCCCCGGAAACGTTTGCCGCCATCAGCCGTAACCTGAATCTGGGTGAACAGTACCAGGCGCATCTCAGTAACCTGTTCAACCCTCCCGACGATGTTTATGAACCTGAAGATCCCCGCTCCAGGGCATACCAGATCAACGCCAGTTTCATTGCGAACAAACAGCATGAGTTCATCGCTGAATTGCACATGGCATACATGAAAGGGCAACTCTCCTATGCGAACTACCACGCCATTCTGCAAGGGGTCTGGCCTGGCAAGGCAGGGCAGGACGTGACAGCAGGCCACAGCACGCTCGAAGTGATGGGCTTTGAAGTACCAGGAATCATGGTGCTTTGGCCCGAGCGAACAACCTCCAGGACGCATTCGCCTTGCGTGGTGTATTTGCCGCAGTCGCCCTACAAGGTGTTCAACGAGTTTCAGCGTTTCGACCTGTTCAAGGAGCAGTTGCGCGACTGGTTGAAGACGCCGGAATTTTCCCGGTATTTTGTCCAGCGTGTGCCGTTGCGCCATCGTGCTCAGTTCATGCAACGCAGCGATATAAGACATGTCGCCTGGGATTCGCTGCTGCTGTTGAGCCCGCAAGTCATTACCGAGTCGGTCATTATGGTCGAGACGCGCCATGTCGATCAGTCCGGCAATCCCTTCGAAGTTGCCTGGCAATTGCAGCGAGCGCAGATCATGGACGATGCACGGCTATTGGCCGTGCCGACCGCCGATGAAGACTCGAAGAGCCGGCTAAAGCGCCAGGTCGAATATTTGAATGCCGGTTTGAGTGTGCTGACACTGGTGCTGGGTTTTGTACCCGTGCTGGGTGAGATCCTGCTGGCCTTCAGCCTGATCCAGGTGGGACTGAATGTGTTCAAGGGCATTCAGGCCTGGCAACGCAATGATCGCCTGAAAGCCCTCGACTATTTGTTCGATGTGGCCCAGAACCTTGCTCTGGTGGCTGTACCGGCAGCAGCCAAGGGCTTGCGCTCATCCCCCGAACCGGTGGTCGACAAGCTGGTCAGGGTGACTCTGAGCAACGGCGAAAAGCGTTTATGGAAACCCGACCTCACCCCGTACCAGGAAGACCCCGCACGTTTGTGGGGGCTTGAGCCCGATGCGCAGGGTATCTACAGCCGTGATGACAAAGCGTACATACGTCTCGATTCTGCGGTGTACCGGATCAAGGCGGACCGGAGCACCGGGCAAGGTGTCATTTTGCACCCTGACGATCCGTCGGCCTATACCCCCAAAGTGCGTGGCAATTCAGGCGGGCAATGGGCTCACGAACTTGAAGATCCCCTGCGCTGGCCGCGGCTGCAATTGTTCCGGCGGCTGGGGCCGGCTGCCGAGGCGTTGTCCGATGTGAACGCAGAACACGTGCTGCAGATCACCGGCACCTCCGACGACATTTTGCGCAAAGTGCACATGGACCTTCTGCCGATGCCCGCGTTGCTGGCTGACTGTCTCACACGGGTGAGTCTGGTCGATCAGGTCGAATCCTTTGTCGCCCACATGAAAGCCGGGATGGATGGACGTGCGGAGTTTGCGCCCCTGCAACTGGAAGTGTTGACACGATTGCCCAGCTGGCCTGCCGACCGGGTGTTGCGCGTGGTGGACAAGCGGGGTGGGATAGTCCGGGAGTATGGGTACCTGCAGATTGCATCCGGGCCTCGCTTGCAAATTGCCGAAGCGCAAATCAGGAAGGGCGATCTGCTCAAGGTCACGCTTGAGAGCTTGTCCCAGGCTCAAATCGAACACTTGCTCGGCGAGCCGGTGACCGGGCTTGTGCCGCAGCGGCAGGCGTTGGCACGCCTGATAGGCGAGGCGGCCGAGGCAGAGCAGGCGCAGCTTGTCTCACGGCTCTACACCCTGAGTGAAAAGGCCCGGCCGGAACTGATGGGCATCCAGCATGCTTTGCCAAGCTTGCCGGTGAGGGTGCTCGAAGAACTTTCCAGTCACCTGACACCCCGGGAAGCGCAGACATTAGCCGAAAACGGACGATTGCCGCTGCGCATCCTGGAGGAGGGACGGGTCTACAGGCAAATGCTGCGCTTGAATCGCGCACTGGAAGGGTTGTTCTATCCCGTATTGAGCAATGCGGACAGCCACAGCCTGGTGTGGCACACATTGCCTTTGCTGCGTGGATGGTCGGCCCAGTCCAACCTTGAGTTGTACAGCACCGTCACGGGCAAGAAGCTGGGCGGCGTCATCGGTGACCCGTCGGGGTACAGCGCCAAGCTGTACAAAACGGAAAACGCGTATGAGGCGGTGGATGGCCGCAGTGGTGAAGCGGTCACTGACCCCGATCTCTTGCCCGTGCTGTACAAGGCATTGAATTTGACTCAGCGCTACGCACTGGACCTGCCTTTGGACGAGGGCGTGTCGGTGTTGCGCAGTCGCCTGTGCCGCCTCGCGGCACAGCAACGCGCCGCGTCCGCCCAAGGGTTGGGGATGCAAAAGATAAAGCCCTGGTTCAAATCACCGATGCGCCTGGCTGAGGGGCGTCTGGGGTATCCCATGGGAGGGCGTGTCGGGCGTTTGCCCAGTGAAAATGACCCGCGTCTGCTCAAAGATTTGGTACACGAACTGTATCCATTGCTGTCCGAGGCTGAAACAGAGCGTTTATTGCTGAGCTTTCGACAGCCGTCGGCGCAGGCGACGCGTGAGCTTGTCAGGCGCAAGGCCGAGCTGGATAAGTTGCGTCGCGTGCTGGACGACTGGGAGGCGTCGCCGTCATGGACTCAGTCACTGTCCGGTGCACGGGTCAAGGTATCAACCGCCCACAAACAGCAGATGAAACAGGCCATCATCAGCGCCTGGCGCAGACAGACGCCGACGCTGACCGTGGACAATCACATCGGCCATGAGCTCAATCTCAATGGCTGGCCGGTGGACAGCCTGCCGACCCTGAACGCCGACTTCAGCCATGTCAGTGCCTTGCATTTGGCCCATGCCACCGGTGGTATCTCATCGACATTTCTGGAAAATTTTCCGGGCCTGCGGGTGTTGTCACTGATCGATAATGGCCTGACCGAAGTACCCGCTGCACTGTCAGCGATGCCCGATCTGATCGACCTGAACCTGCAAGGCAATCAGATCGTGCTGAGTGGTACAACGAGCGGGATTCTGTCGGGCTTGACCCGTCTCAGGTCCTTGAACCTGACCGGTAATCCTCTGGGGCGTACGTTTTCAGTCCGCCAAATGGGTAATCTTCAGCACTTGATGCTGCGGTACACGGGGCTCAGCGCATGGCCCGAAGGGGTGGAGAGGCTTACGCAAATGCGCCTGATGGATCTTCGCAACAACGCGATCACCCAGGTACCGGCACAGGTCCTGACGCCGGAGCGGTACGCAATCAACCGGGTGACGTCATTGCATGACAACCCGCTGGATCCTGACTCGTTACGCCGCCTTGAGCTGTATCGTCGCGAGCACGGGATTAACTTCGGTATCTCTGCCCAGCGCCAGCATGTTGCCGAGGAAGGCGGCATTTACCACTGGGCGGTGTCCCCCAGCCGCGAGCAAACACGTCAATGGCAGGCCCTTAGCGAGCATGGAGAGTCCGGTGACTTCTTCCGGGTCCTGGAAGACCTGAGCGCTTCGTCACAGTTCACCCATACCCGACAAGACCTGACGCAACGCGTCTGGAAGTTGATAGGCGCTGCACATGACAACCAGGAGGTGCGCGAGCGACTGTTCGCCATGGCCGGACATCAGCGTACCTGCGCCGATGGCATTGCCATGGTGTTTGCCGACATGGAGTTGAACTACAGCATTTTCCAGGCCGAATCTTCGCTCAACACCGAGCAGCAACTGCTGAATCTGGCCCGAGGGTTGTTCCGCATCGAAAAGCTCAATGCGTATGTGTCGAGGGTGCTCGATGACCGGATCATCCGCATCATGAGCAAACAACAGGATTATGTGCAGCGGCTGCAGGTACTGGCCGACGAGCACCCCGGTGTCGCGACCAGGCCTGTAAGTGAAATGGCGCCTGTGGACCAACAGGGCGTGGCTTATCGTCTGGGCTCGCCGGAGGCCACGCGACTGGCGAGTTACCTGAGCCCGCTCTGGGTGCAGCAAGAGGTTGCACGGCTTGATCCGCTGGAGGTGCAAATGTTTTATCAGGTCAACCTGGCGCGTGTGCTTGAGTTGCCCGCGCGGCCCAAGAGCATGCAATTCGGGAACGTGGCCGAAGTGACCCCGCAGGAGTTGTCAGTGGCCAGGCAGTATGTGCTGCAGCAAGAAACACAGCCGGCGTTGCAGGCCTTCATTGAGAAGCAAGTGTTTTGGGGAGAGTACTTGCGAAAGAAATACCCGGAAGCTTTTAACGGCATGTCGACCAATCACCAGAACCGCATGGACACGGTGTATTCGGAGCGCGGCGAGGGGACCGATGAGGAGTACATGGAGAAAATCAGTACGGTTGTCGAGAGTCGCGAACGCGCGATGGATCTGGTCGTGAGTGAACTGACACGACAGGAGCTCGAGCAGCATCCTTTTGCCCTGGCCGAACCCAGGCCGTCTACGTCAAGGGACACCTGA
- a CDS encoding phosphotransferase family protein translates to MALTDSSTHIRTGEELDAARIDAYLKAHIPMLAGKPVISQFPGGASNLTYLLEYPDRELVLRRPPFGHKARSAHDMGREFRILNQLKQAFPYCPQAYLHCTDDTLIGSEFYVMERVKGIILRADLPPELDLGPAATRDLCRGFIDTLVELHQVDYHACGLGDLGKPQGYVQRQINGWCERYEQARTPDAPHWEAVKDWLRSNMPADHPKSALVHNDYRFDNVILDPQDPMRIIGVLDWELTTLGDPLMDLGNTLAYWVEADDPAPFQQLRRQPSNAPGMLTRREFVDYYAERSGNRIDNYDFYYTYGLFRLAGIVQQIYYRFYHGQTRDPRFASFVQMNALLEQMSLKVIRR, encoded by the coding sequence ATGGCGCTTACCGATTCGTCCACCCACATCCGCACAGGTGAAGAGCTTGACGCCGCCCGGATAGATGCATACCTCAAGGCCCACATCCCGATGCTGGCGGGCAAGCCCGTGATCAGCCAGTTCCCCGGCGGTGCATCCAACCTGACCTACCTGCTTGAATACCCGGATCGTGAACTGGTGCTGCGCCGCCCGCCCTTTGGCCATAAAGCCAGGTCGGCCCACGACATGGGCCGCGAGTTCCGCATTCTCAATCAACTCAAGCAGGCGTTCCCCTACTGCCCGCAGGCCTACCTCCATTGCACCGATGACACCCTGATCGGCAGCGAGTTCTATGTCATGGAGCGGGTCAAAGGCATTATCTTGCGCGCCGACCTGCCGCCCGAACTTGACCTCGGGCCCGCAGCTACCCGCGATCTGTGCCGGGGATTTATCGACACCCTGGTTGAGCTGCATCAAGTTGACTACCACGCCTGCGGCCTGGGCGACCTGGGCAAGCCCCAAGGCTATGTGCAACGCCAGATCAATGGCTGGTGCGAGCGCTATGAACAGGCCCGGACTCCGGATGCGCCTCATTGGGAAGCCGTTAAGGACTGGCTCAGGTCGAATATGCCGGCCGACCACCCGAAATCCGCCCTGGTGCACAACGATTACCGCTTCGATAACGTGATCCTGGACCCGCAGGACCCGATGCGCATCATCGGGGTCCTGGACTGGGAGCTGACCACCCTGGGCGACCCGCTGATGGATCTGGGCAACACCCTCGCCTACTGGGTCGAGGCAGACGACCCGGCTCCGTTCCAGCAATTGCGGCGTCAACCGAGCAATGCTCCGGGCATGTTGACCCGCCGTGAATTCGTCGACTATTACGCCGAACGTTCAGGCAACAGGATCGACAACTACGACTTTTATTACACCTACGGCCTGTTCCGCCTGGCCGGTATCGTTCAGCAAATCTACTACCGCTTCTACCACGGCCAGACCCGGGATCCGCGCTTCGCATCGTTCGTGCAGATGAACGCGCTGCTGGAGCAGATGAGCCTCAAGGTCATTCGCCGTTAA
- a CDS encoding histidine phosphatase family protein has translation MGSIYLIRHGQASFGADDYDVLSPLGVRQAQVVGQHLLDLGLNFDRCLSGDLSRQQDTARHAMARFSAAGLATPGLEVDAAFNEFDAYGVLEGLLPGLLPDEPEALTAMSNAVHNPVEFQRIFELIIARWISGNWDTPGLESWAGFVERVQAGLTRLLKQADTGQSIAVFTSGGTITALLHLLTRIPASEAFKLTWQIANTSLSHLKYHGDEVTLASFNSHLHLQLLKTPSLITYR, from the coding sequence GTGGGTAGCATCTATCTGATAAGACATGGCCAGGCCTCCTTCGGTGCAGACGACTACGATGTGTTGTCGCCGCTGGGTGTGCGCCAGGCGCAAGTCGTGGGCCAGCATCTGCTGGATCTTGGCCTGAACTTCGATCGCTGCCTGTCCGGCGACCTGTCGCGCCAACAGGACACCGCGCGACATGCCATGGCCCGATTCAGTGCCGCAGGCCTGGCCACTCCCGGGCTGGAAGTCGATGCAGCCTTCAATGAATTTGACGCCTATGGCGTGCTTGAAGGACTGCTGCCGGGGTTGTTGCCGGATGAGCCCGAAGCCCTGACGGCCATGAGCAATGCCGTTCACAATCCGGTGGAGTTCCAGCGCATCTTTGAACTGATCATCGCTCGCTGGATCAGCGGCAACTGGGACACGCCCGGGCTGGAAAGCTGGGCAGGATTTGTCGAGCGGGTACAGGCCGGGCTCACACGTCTTCTCAAGCAGGCTGATACCGGGCAATCCATCGCTGTATTCACCTCCGGCGGCACCATCACTGCCCTGCTTCATCTGTTGACCCGAATTCCCGCCAGCGAAGCCTTCAAGCTGACCTGGCAGATCGCAAACACCTCGCTCAGCCACCTCAAGTACCACGGCGACGAGGTCACCCTGGCTTCCTTCAACAGTCATTTGCATCTGCAGCTGTTGAAGACGCCATCACTGATCACCTACCGATAA
- a CDS encoding SCP2 sterol-binding domain-containing protein: MTSVADAVQAMKAKFNPAAAAGLDLVFGFRIDDSKHFSLIVKDNTCELQEGENPDAQVTLVMDGDTLKDIVSGETDGMQAFMGGKLRAEGDMMLAMKLSDLFPA; encoded by the coding sequence ATGACTTCTGTAGCTGATGCCGTTCAAGCAATGAAAGCCAAATTCAACCCAGCCGCTGCTGCGGGCCTGGACCTGGTATTCGGTTTTCGCATCGATGACTCCAAGCACTTCTCGCTGATCGTCAAAGACAACACCTGCGAACTGCAAGAAGGTGAAAACCCGGACGCTCAAGTGACTCTGGTCATGGACGGCGACACCCTGAAAGACATCGTCAGCGGCGAGACTGACGGCATGCAGGCCTTCATGGGCGGCAAACTGCGCGCTGAAGGCGACATGATGCTGGCAATGAAGCTGAGCGACCTGTTCCCGGCCTAA
- the sohB gene encoding protease SohB: protein MEFLAEYASFLAKTVTLVVAILVVLVTLAALRGKGRRRSAGQLQISNLNDFYKGLRERLEQSLLSKDQLKTLRKQTAKADKKLKKQPEEKPRVFVLDFDGDIKASATESLRHEITSLLTLATPADEVVLRLESGGGMVHSYGLASSQLARIRQAGIPLTVCIDKVAASGGYMMACIGQKIISAPFAILGSIGVVAQLPNVNRLLKKHDIDYEVLTAGEYKRTLTVFGENTEKGREKFQQDLDITHQLFKNFVAKYRPQLAIDEVATGEVWLGVAAVDMKLVDELKTSDEYLAERARDAQLFHLHYAQRKSLQERVGLAASQSAERVADSLWSRLTQQRFW, encoded by the coding sequence GTGGAATTTCTTGCCGAGTACGCCAGTTTTTTGGCCAAAACCGTGACCCTTGTGGTCGCTATCCTGGTGGTGCTGGTGACCCTTGCGGCCTTGCGCGGCAAAGGGCGTCGCCGCTCTGCGGGGCAATTGCAGATCAGCAACCTGAATGACTTCTACAAAGGCCTGCGCGAACGTCTGGAGCAATCACTGCTGAGCAAGGATCAGCTCAAGACACTGCGCAAGCAAACCGCCAAGGCTGACAAGAAGCTGAAGAAACAACCCGAAGAAAAGCCACGGGTATTCGTGCTGGACTTCGACGGTGATATCAAGGCTTCGGCGACCGAGAGCCTGCGGCACGAAATCACCAGCCTGCTGACCCTGGCCACCCCGGCGGATGAAGTGGTGCTGCGTCTCGAAAGCGGTGGCGGCATGGTCCACAGCTACGGCCTCGCGTCGTCACAACTGGCACGTATTCGCCAGGCCGGTATCCCGCTGACGGTGTGCATCGATAAAGTGGCTGCCAGCGGCGGTTACATGATGGCGTGCATCGGCCAAAAGATTATCAGCGCACCTTTTGCCATTCTGGGTTCTATCGGGGTCGTGGCGCAGTTGCCCAACGTTAACCGCTTGCTGAAGAAACACGACATCGATTACGAAGTGCTCACGGCGGGTGAATACAAACGCACCTTGACGGTGTTTGGCGAAAACACCGAGAAAGGCCGCGAGAAGTTTCAACAGGATCTGGACATCACTCACCAGTTGTTCAAAAACTTCGTGGCCAAGTACCGTCCCCAGCTAGCCATTGATGAAGTGGCCACCGGAGAAGTCTGGCTGGGGGTTGCTGCCGTTGACATGAAACTGGTTGATGAGTTGAAAACCAGCGACGAGTATCTGGCTGAACGGGCCAGGGACGCTCAACTGTTCCACTTGCACTATGCCCAGCGTAAAAGCCTGCAGGAGCGGGTAGGGCTGGCTGCCAGCCAGTCTGCCGAACGGGTGGCGGACTCGTTGTGGAGCCGTTTGACCCAACAGCGCTTCTGGTGA